From the Lepidochelys kempii isolate rLepKem1 chromosome 2, rLepKem1.hap2, whole genome shotgun sequence genome, one window contains:
- the LOC140906106 gene encoding uncharacterized protein produces MQSSSAQVTMMESQNRKRAPAWTEREVRDLIAVWGEESVLSELRSSFRNAKTFVKISQGMKDRGHNRDPKQCRVKLKELRQAYQKTREANSRSGSEPQTCRFYDELHAILGGSATTTPAVLFDSFNGDGGNTEAGFGDEEDEEEVVDSSQQASGETGFPDSQELFLTLDLEPVPPEPTQGCLLDPAGGEGTSAACVSMITGSSPSQRLVKLRKKKKRTRDEMFSELMLSSHTDRAQTNAWRQIMSECRKAQNDREERWRAEESKWRAEESKWRAEDRAEAQMWRQRDERRQDSMLRLLQDQTRMLQCMVELQQRQLEHRLPLLPLCNQPPSSPSSIASTPRRPRTRWGGLRPTSHSTTEDCPKKRRLSFNKF; encoded by the exons atgcagagctcatcagcacaggtgaccatgatggagtcccagaatcgcaaaagagctccagcatggaccgaacgggaggtacgggatctgatcgctgtttggggagaggaatccgtgctatcagaactccgttccagttttcgaaatgccaaaacctttgtgaaaatctcccagggcatgaaggacagaggccataacagggacccgaagcagtgccgcgtgaaactgaaggagctgaggcaagcctaccagaaaaccagagaggcgaacagccgctctgggtcagagccccaaacatgccgcttctatgatgagctgcatgccattttagggggttcagccaccactaccccagccgtgttgtttgactccttcaatggagatggaggcaatacggaagcaggttttggggacgaagaagatgaggaggaggttgtagatagctcacagcaagcaagcggagaaaccggttttcccgacagccaggaactgtttctcaccctagacctggagccagtaccccccgaacccacccaaggctgcctcctggacccagcaggcggagaagggacctctg ctgcatgtgtttcaatgatcacaggatcttctccttcccagaggctagtgaagcttagaaagaaaaaaaaacgcactcgcgatgaaatgttctccgagctcatgctgtcctcccacactgacagagcacagacgaatgcgtggaggcaaataatgtcagagtgcaggaaagcacaaaatgaccgggaggagaggtggcgggctgaagagagtaagtggcgggctgaagagagtaagtggcgggctgaagacagggctgaagctcaaatgtggcggcagcgtgatgagaggaggcaggattcaatgctgaggctgctgcaggaccaaaccagaatgctccagtgtatggttgagctgcagcaaaggcagctggagcacagactgccactgctgcccctctgtaaccaaccgccctcctccccaagttccatagcctccacacccagacgcccaagaacgcggtgggggggcctccggccaaccagccactccacaacagaggattgcccaaaaaaaagaaggctgtcattcaataaattttaa